One Aerosakkonema funiforme FACHB-1375 genomic window, ATCTCCCTAACCCCTAACCCCTAACCCCTAACCCCTAACCCCTAAAATTACTTTGGTAAAGACACGATGAGTTCTCCTGTGTATTTTTTTCTCACGATCCCTATAAAGGTGGGGCTGGTCGGTACGGGTTATGCCGCGAAACTGCGGGCAGAAACTTTGCAATCTGACCCCCGCAGTCATCTGGTAGCTGTGGCCGGTCATACGCCAGAAAAGACCGAGGCGTTCGGTCAAACTTACCAAGCGGAAGCTTTTTTGGACTGGAAGCGGCTGGTGGAACGTCCGGATCTGGATTTGGTGATTGTTTCCTCTATTAATAGCGAACACGGTGCGATCGCTCGTGCAGCCCTTGACGCAGGTAAGCACGTTGTAGTAGAATACCCGCTTTCTTTAAACCCAACAGAAGCAGCAGAATTGATTGCTTTAGCCGAAAGAAAAGGCAAACTTCTGCACGTCGAGCATATCGAACTGCTGGGCGGATTGCACCAAGCGCTCAAGCAACACTTACCGGAAATTGGCACGGCATTTTATGCCCGCTACAGTACGATCGATCCGAAAAGACCCGCGCCCCGTAGGTGGACTTACAACTCAGCGTTATTTGGATTTCCGTTTAGCGCTGCCCTTTCCCGCATCCATCGATTGACAGATTTGTTTGGCACAGTTGCCACCGTCAGCTGCCAAAGTCGGTTTTGGGGTAAGGAATCGGAATTTTACACCGCTTGTCTTTGCACTGCCCAATTGCGCTTTACCAATGGGTTAATAGCTGAGGTAACCTATGGCAAAGGGGAAATTTTTTGGCAGGCAGCACGTCCCTTTGAGGTACATGGCGAGCAAGGCAGTCTTATTTTTGATGGCGACCGAGGTCAACTGGTGAGAGGAGAGGAAATGACACCCATTGAGGTAGGCAGCCGACGTGGCTTATTTGCCAAAGAAACTGCTATGGTGTTAGACCGCTTGCTAGAAGGGAAGCCGTTGTACGTGACGCCAAATGCTAGCTTGTATGCGCTCAAAGTGGCCGATGCTGCCCGCCGTTCGGCTGAAACGGGACAAACAATTGAGATTTTATGACATTTATTAAAAAGCTTGTTCCCTGGTTTAAGATGGCGATCGCAATTGTATTTCTGCTGTCATTGGCTTTGCACTTTTGGGGATTGAGCCGATTTAATTCTCTCGTATTTGATGAAGTTTATTATGTCAAATATGCCTATAACTACTTAACTAACACACCTTTGTTTGATGCCCATCCCCCTTTGGGTAAGTATATGATTGCGATCGCTATATCGATCGGCAATTATTTTCATTTTGGACAAGATACCGTCAATAACTATGTGGGAGTCCCGCTTTCCCCCATTAGTTATCGATGGATGAACGCTCTGGTAGGTTCTTTACTACCATTAATTGTAGGCGCGATCGCTTATCAATTGAGCCGCCGACCCAGTTATGCCTTAATTGCAGCTTTATTTACAACTTGCGATGGTTTACTTCTGGTAGAATCCCGCTACGCTCTGATTAACATTTACTTGGTTTTCTTTGGCATTTTGGGTCAATTATTTTTTCTGTTAGCGCTGCAACAAAAGGCTTTTTCGCGTTGGGTTTTACTGACTGCATCGGGTATTTGTTTTGGAGCGTCCGCAGGAGTTAAATGGAATGGTTTGGCATTTTTATTGGGGATTTATCTAATTTGGATATGTGCTTGGGTAATGCGATGGGCGCAGAGGGGGAGAGTCGCAGATGAGCAGAGGGGGAGAGTCACAGATAGTCAGTCACCTTTGCAAAATCTGACGCGGATTAATGTATTTCAAATTGTCTTTTATTTGGGCATAATCCCAGCTATAGTTTACTACTTAATTTGGATTCCTCACTTACAAATAAACGCCAAGACCGGATTTGGGGAATTGCACCAACAAATGTTAGGATTCCACGAACGGATGCAAAGTGGCCCAAAAGTTCATCCTTATTGTTCTAAATGGTACACTTGGCCTTTGATGTTACGTCCGATCGTATATTTTTACGAAACTGCGACTAGCAAAAGCGAACCGATTCCATCCTTACCGCCATTACCGGCGGGTGCAGAGAAAGTGATTTACGATGTTCATGCGATGGGAAATCCAGCTTTGTGGTGGTTAGGTGCGATCGCAATTTTGGTGCTAGTTGCAGAGTTAGGCAAGCGCGTCTGGGTTTGGGCTAATATATCTGGAAATCGCGAACCAAACCAGGTTTACTTTCCTCAGCAAAAAGAATTGTGGATATTGCTTTATGTAGTCTTAAATTATGCCGCCAACTTTTTGCCTTGGATAAAAGTGACGCGCTGCACTTTTATCTATTTATATATGGGTGCGACAATCTTTACCTTTTTGGGTTTGGCGTGGCTGGTAGAACGCTGGCTGCACAGTCCCAGACCTCGACTGCGAATCATGGGAGTTACCGTTATCTTTTTGATATTGCTGGCTTTTGCCTTCTGGCTACCAGTTTATTTAGGATTGCCTTTATCGCCGCAAGCTTTTAAAATTAGAATGTGGTTTCCCTCCTGGATTTAATGTAATTTCAGATTTTAGATTTGGAGATATCCCGTTTTTGTGGCGATAATTTCACCACTTTCAACCAATAATTAAGTTCCCGTGCCGTCACCCACCATATTGCACAAATATGTCACAAAAAAAACATTTTCCACAAACCCGAAACACCCAGATTTGATTTTTTAATCCAAAATCCAAAATCCAAAATCCAAAATCACTAATGTCCTAATTTGTTGGGAATACCAACACAACCGCCAGGAATAGTAGATCTAGTTTTTTCGCCACCCCAAGCGCAACAGTAATAACGCTGTTCTTCCGATAAGCGCTGAACATCAGTAAAATCGGTATTTTCCACGACAGCGCCTGTGTGAGCGCCTGTTTCGTAGTCAGGTAATATCGTGCGACTGCGGGGGCTGGCGGTTTTCGCAGAACCGTAAAATAATCGGGTTCCTTTGAGATCTGCACCGGCTAGATTGGCTTCATATAAAATAGCACGAGAAAGGTTAGCGTGTGCTAAATCGCAGCTGCTAAGATCGGCTCTGACGAGATTGGCTTCGCTAAGTTCTACCCAGCGCAAATCGGTACGAGAAATATTTGCTCCTGCTAACATAACGCCGAGATCGATGACGCGGACGCCATATTCGCGGTCTTCTTCGTAACCGCCAAAACCATTGAGAATCGGTCTGCCTAAATGTTGATCGCGCTTGAGGGGGCTGAGTAACCTGGACTGGGACAAAAATCGCAGGACTTTGGCTTTACCTTGTGCATCGATACTGGTAAGAATAGCTGCTGTACGTCCTTCTGCAAAAACTCGTTCTTGAGGCCAATCTTCTAACATTCCTTCATCATCTAATGCTAGATCGGAGACACCTTGAAAGTAAGCGTCAATTGTTTGTTGTTGGGTGATGATATTTTGCTGAATGGTCAAGTCTTTGGAGATGACATATTGACGCCAAGCAATATAAACGGCGAGAACGGCGATCATAATTTGCCCTACAGCACCAGTCCATTCTGCCCAAGAACCGAATTCATCCCATTTAATTTGTTGCAGCCAATTGCCGATCGCATCATAAACGCCGATAAACTTAAGTAAGCCTAATAAGGCAGCTAAAAAGCCAACGATGCCTAAGAGTTGCGATCGCTCGTGGGGCTGTAAATCATTTAACCACGATTGTAGGAGCGGCCAAATTAGGCGCAGGGATAGCAGTAGGGCGACTATCGATCCAGATATACCGATCCAGAAGTTATTGAGGATTATGCCCACAAACATCAGGGCTGTCGCACATACAATAACCCAAGATGCCGATCGATTTGGCGCAACAGCGGCGGCGGCATTTTGTTGGATGGCAATCTCTTTTCGTGCAAGGCTAGATAGTAGCCTATCTGATTCGTTCGTCCCCGCCGATGCTGAATATTCGCTAGGGCGAGGTCGATCGGCAAAGCTGCCATTGCCACTAGCAGAGTCTGGACTTTCTGTCGGTAAATTTGGCTGATTTGCGCTGTTTTGACGAGAATTAGGCGATTCGGTCATTTTTGTTCTAGGTTGGGCAGTCTGGACGAAATGCCTGTTACCTACAAAATTTTAACTAACACGCAAAGAAACCGGGTTTCTACGAAAAATGTTAGGTTTAACCGTGAACGATCGACAAAGAAACCCGGTTTCTAGCTTGTGGCTGATTTTGGGTGCGATCGGCGTTGGCGGACGAGATGGCGATCGGTAAAAATGATATGATACCCTCCCCTATCTCTAACTTATGGCATTTGAACTGGCAGCAGTAAAGATAGCAGAAATCGCTTTCGGCAAATTGGTGGAAACTGCGGTAGGTAAAGGTATCGAAGCAAGTTTAGAAAAGCTGAAACCTTTACAGGATAAGATTCGGCACAGGCTGAAGGGCGATGCACACGCTGATGTAGCTTTAATGGAGGTAGAGAAAAATCCCTCTGGGCCTAATTTAGACCGGGTGGCGACGTTTCTGGATGCGGCGATGAGGACTGATAAGCCGTTTGCTGACGAAATTCAGACGATGGCGCAACAGATTAATCGAGAGATTAACCTCAACAAGGTAGAAGATAATAGCACGAAGACTCAAATTAACGATCGCAGTTCCAAAACCGTTCAAGCTAGCGATAATGCGATCGGGGAAATTGGCAAGATCGACAATCCCGGTACGATCGAGCAAATTGGCGGCAATCGTACAATCAATCACAATAAAAATATATGACTGCTGGTATCTAATGGGGGAAGAGATTCTCCGGCAGTCAGTCGCCCTACTTCCGTTAACCTCATCGACACGCCGCCGAGTCTGAAAGATTGGGTGGGGCGAAAAAAGGAAGTTGAAGAACTGCAAAAATGGTTGGCAAATCCCAATATTAAAACAATTGGGATACAAGGATTGGGAGGAATCGGCAAATCTTCCCTGGCGGCGTATCTCTACCAAAACTCTCGCTTTGCAGCCAAATACTGGGCGGATGTCAGCCAAAAGCCGGATTTTGCCGCATTTGCCGAAAAGACGATTCCAGCTTTGGGGGGAAGCGTTACCCAGACTGGCGACACCACCCAACTGATTAACGATTTGCTGAAATGTCTGCGTCAGCAACGGTGTTTGCTGGTAATTGATAACTTGGAAACGCTGCTGAATGAGGCGCGAGAGTTCCCAGATCCAGCTTACCAGCAATTGTTTAATCGCTGGTTGCGGCAGGGAGACACCAGTACCCTGTTGCTGACTACCCAGGAACAGCCGATACGGTTGCAAGCAGAAAAGAATTGGTATTTTTTGGAGGGGATGACACCCAGCGATGGGGCTGAGTTGTTGCA contains:
- a CDS encoding dolichyl-phosphate-mannose--protein mannosyltransferase, translating into MTFIKKLVPWFKMAIAIVFLLSLALHFWGLSRFNSLVFDEVYYVKYAYNYLTNTPLFDAHPPLGKYMIAIAISIGNYFHFGQDTVNNYVGVPLSPISYRWMNALVGSLLPLIVGAIAYQLSRRPSYALIAALFTTCDGLLLVESRYALINIYLVFFGILGQLFFLLALQQKAFSRWVLLTASGICFGASAGVKWNGLAFLLGIYLIWICAWVMRWAQRGRVADEQRGRVTDSQSPLQNLTRINVFQIVFYLGIIPAIVYYLIWIPHLQINAKTGFGELHQQMLGFHERMQSGPKVHPYCSKWYTWPLMLRPIVYFYETATSKSEPIPSLPPLPAGAEKVIYDVHAMGNPALWWLGAIAILVLVAELGKRVWVWANISGNREPNQVYFPQQKELWILLYVVLNYAANFLPWIKVTRCTFIYLYMGATIFTFLGLAWLVERWLHSPRPRLRIMGVTVIFLILLAFAFWLPVYLGLPLSPQAFKIRMWFPSWI
- a CDS encoding Gfo/Idh/MocA family protein → MSSPVYFFLTIPIKVGLVGTGYAAKLRAETLQSDPRSHLVAVAGHTPEKTEAFGQTYQAEAFLDWKRLVERPDLDLVIVSSINSEHGAIARAALDAGKHVVVEYPLSLNPTEAAELIALAERKGKLLHVEHIELLGGLHQALKQHLPEIGTAFYARYSTIDPKRPAPRRWTYNSALFGFPFSAALSRIHRLTDLFGTVATVSCQSRFWGKESEFYTACLCTAQLRFTNGLIAEVTYGKGEIFWQAARPFEVHGEQGSLIFDGDRGQLVRGEEMTPIEVGSRRGLFAKETAMVLDRLLEGKPLYVTPNASLYALKVADAARRSAETGQTIEIL
- a CDS encoding pentapeptide repeat-containing protein is translated as MTESPNSRQNSANQPNLPTESPDSASGNGSFADRPRPSEYSASAGTNESDRLLSSLARKEIAIQQNAAAAVAPNRSASWVIVCATALMFVGIILNNFWIGISGSIVALLLSLRLIWPLLQSWLNDLQPHERSQLLGIVGFLAALLGLLKFIGVYDAIGNWLQQIKWDEFGSWAEWTGAVGQIMIAVLAVYIAWRQYVISKDLTIQQNIITQQQTIDAYFQGVSDLALDDEGMLEDWPQERVFAEGRTAAILTSIDAQGKAKVLRFLSQSRLLSPLKRDQHLGRPILNGFGGYEEDREYGVRVIDLGVMLAGANISRTDLRWVELSEANLVRADLSSCDLAHANLSRAILYEANLAGADLKGTRLFYGSAKTASPRSRTILPDYETGAHTGAVVENTDFTDVQRLSEEQRYYCCAWGGEKTRSTIPGGCVGIPNKLGH